The Pongo abelii isolate AG06213 chromosome 20, NHGRI_mPonAbe1-v2.0_pri, whole genome shotgun sequence genome window below encodes:
- the NOP53 gene encoding ribosome biogenesis protein NOP53, with translation MAASWQLQLLYKYGCHRKYVTGGWEICARTLQRGFLGRRRLNFSFDKMAAGDSGVGGKRSSKSDADSGFLGLRPTSVDPALRRRRRGPRNKKRGWRRLAQEPLGLEVDQFLEDVRLQERTSGGLLSEAPNDKLFFVDTGSKEKGLTKKRTKVQKKSLLLKKPLRVDLILENTSKVPAPKDVLAHQVPNAKKLRRKEQLWEKLAKQGELPREVRRAQARLLNPPAARAKPGPQDTVERPFYDLWASDNPLDRPLVGQDEFFLEQTKKKGVKRPQRLHTKPSQAPAVEVAPAGASYNPSFEDHQTLLSAAHEVELQRQKEAEKLERQLALPATEQAATQESTFQELCEGLLEESDGEGEPGQGEGPEAGDAEVGPMPARLATTEKKTEQQRRREKVARRLRVQQAALLAARLRHQELFRLRGIKAQVALRLAELARRRRQRQARREAEADKPRRLGRLKYQAPDIDVQLSSELTDSLRTLKPEGNILRDRFKSFQRRNMIEPRERAKFKRKYKVKLVEKRAFREIQL, from the exons ATGGCAGCCTCCTGGCAACTCCAGTTACTTTACAAATATGGCTGCCACAGGAAGTACGTCACGGGGGGGTGGGAAATCTGCGCGCGCACGCTGCAAAGGGGCTTTTTGGGACGCCGGcggctgaatttttcttttgacaaGATGGCGGCAGGAGACAGTGGCGTTGGTGGGAAGCGCAGCTCGAAAAGCGATGCTGATTCTGGTTTCCTGGGGCTGCGGCCCACTTCGGTGGACCCAGCGCTGAGGCGGCGGCGGCGAGGCCCAAGAAATAAGAAGCGGGGCTGGCGGCGGCTTGCTCAGGAGCCGCTGGGGCTGGAGGTTGACCAGTTCCTGGAAGACGTGCGGCTACAGGAGCGCACGAGCGG TGGCTTGCTGTCAGAGGCCCCAAATGATAAACTCTTCTTCGTGGACACTGGCTCCAAGGAAAAAG GGCTGACAAAGAAGAGAACCAAAGTCCAGAAGAAGTCACTGCTTCTCAAGAAACCCCTTCGGGTTGACCTCATCCTCGAGAACACATCCAAAGTCCCTGCTCCCAAAGA CGTCCTCGCCCACCAGGTCCCCAACGCCAAGAAGCTCAGGCGGAAGGAGCAGCTATGGGAGAAGCTGGCCAAGCAGGGCGAGCTGCCCCGGGAGGTGCGCAGGGCCCAGGCCCGGCTCCTCAACCCTCCAGCGGCCAGGGCCAAGCCCGGGCCCCAGGACACCGTGGAACGGCCCTTCTACGACCTCTGGGCCTCAGACA ACCCCCTGGACAGGCCGTTGGTTGGCCAGGATGAGTTTTTCCTGGAGCAGACCAAGAAGAAAGGAGTGAAG CGGCCACAACGCCTGCACACCAAGCCGTCCCAGGCACCCGCCGTGGAGGTGGCGCCTGCTGGAGCTTCCTACAACCCATCCTTTGAAGACCACCAG ACCCTGCTCTCAGCGGCCCACGAGGTGGAGTTGCAGCGGCAGAAGGAGGCGGAGAAGCTGGAGCGGCAGCTGGCCCTGCCTGCAACAGAGCAGGCCGCCACCCAG GAGTCCACGTTCCAGGAGCTGTGCGAGGGGCTGCTGGAGGAGTCGGATGGTGAGGGGGAGCCAGGCCAGGGCGAGGGGCCGGAGGCTGGGGATGCCGAGGTCGGTCCCATGCCCGCCCGCCTGGCCACCACAGAGAAGAAAACGGAGCAGCAGCGGCGGCGGGAGAAGGTTGCGCGCAGGCTG CGGGTACAGCAGGCCGCGTTGCTGGCCGCCCGGCTCCGGCACCAGGAGCTGTTCCGGCTGCGCGGGATCAAGGCCCAGGTGGCCCTGAGGCTGGCGGAGCTGGCGCGGCGGCGGAGGCAGCGGCAGGCGCggcgggaggccgaggctgacaAGCCCCGAAGGCTGGGGCGGCTCAA GTACCAGGCACCTGACATTGACGTGCAGCTGAGCTCGGAGCTGACAGACTCGCTCAGGACCCTGAAG CCCGAGGGCAACATCCTTCGAGACCGGTTCAAGAGCTTCCAGAGGAGGAATATGATCGAGCCTCGAGAGAGAGCCAA GTTCAAACGCAAGTACAAGGTGAAGCTGGTGGAGAAGCGGGCGTTCCGCGAGATCCA GTTGTAG